The nucleotide window GTCTGCCGGCTTGCCCGCGAAGCCCATCCCCACCAGACCGACGATGTTGCTGGTGCCGTCGAACATGGAGTGGAAGCCGTCCGCCTGCATGGCAGCGGAGTTGATCGCCATGCCCCCGAACAGCTTCGCAAACGCGACCCCGAAGTTCAGCAGCAGGATCACCCAAAGAGTCCGCTTGATCGCGCGGATGCGTTCACCTTGGACCGTTCCGGTCATTTCTCGCCGATAACCCACCAAGTCCCCCTCGTCCTGGTTTGCGCAACATACCCCTAGGGGGTATAATTCGCGCGGTATTCAAGCATACCTTACCCACTATGGTTGGAGCGAGACATGAGTGACATCACCGCCTCAGGGCTTCCGAACGAGTCGGAGCGCAAGCGCCTCCTCAACCGACTACGCAGACTTGAGGGACAGATTCGTGGGCTCCAGTCGATGATCGAGTCCGACAAGGACTGTGAAGCGGTGCTCACTCAGATCATGGCCGCTAAGTCGGCCTTGAATCAGGTCGGCATGCTCATTATCGGTCACTCGATGAAGACGTGCCTCATCAGCGACGAGGCCGCGACCAAAGACGAGGTCATCGACGAGGCAATAGCTGTGTTCCTGAAGTACTCCAGCTGCGTCAAGTAGACGACCACCGCTACCGTGTCATCAACGAAGGGCCCCGGCGTACTCACCGGGGCCCTTCAAATTGCACCGCTTCAATGCGGTCAATCGCTTGCTCGAGTACTAGGCCTCGATGCCGAGATCGCGACCGAGCGCGTCTGCCCCGCGAGCACCGACGACCTGAGCGGCCATCGTGCCGCCAACGAACTTAGCGATGGTTGGGATGCTCATGACGCCGTACCGAACCGCCAGTTCCTGGTTCTCGTCGATGTTGACCTTGACGAACTTCACACCATCACCAACACGCTCTGCCAACTTGTCGAGCTCGGGACCGACCATGCGGCACGGGCCGCACCACGGAGCCCAGAAGTCAACGACAACCGGTACGGGAGACGAAGCGACCACTGACTCCCAATCGGCCACAGTGACGTCGATAGCATTGCTCATGTTTTCATCCCTCCAGAGGAATCCTGTCGTGCGTATACGGTGAGAGTATACCCATGGGGGTATTTTGAGTCAACCAGCGACACCGTCTCTCTGCCGTTACGAGTATCATCCCCGCAGGGAGGCTCCATGACACAGAATGCGCCCTATTGGATCACACTGGTTGCGGCAGCCATCGTCTTCGGCGCCGCCTTCGTGGCCATCCTCGTCGCGCGACGCTCTCTGGAGTCCGTCTTCGTCGCCGCATCCATCATCGCGTTCGCCTTCGCGGGCTGGGCGTTCGGCGAGTTGAGTGTGGCATACGATCGCTTCGACGTACTCCTATGGGCCCTCGGTTTCGGCGCTGCGGCGTTCTGCGGTGGCTATGCACTCGCCTCCACGCTGCTCGCCAGCCTCGCCACCAAGACACGCCGGCTCGTCAGACCCACGACGCTCCCGGATGACCCCGGTGCTTCGGCCGTCGTCTTGGTGGGTGCTATCGACCCGGACGTCTACGACGAGCGATGGAC belongs to Coriobacteriia bacterium and includes:
- a CDS encoding metal-sensitive transcriptional regulator, translated to MSDITASGLPNESERKRLLNRLRRLEGQIRGLQSMIESDKDCEAVLTQIMAAKSALNQVGMLIIGHSMKTCLISDEAATKDEVIDEAIAVFLKYSSCVK
- the trxA gene encoding thioredoxin, with protein sequence MSNAIDVTVADWESVVASSPVPVVVDFWAPWCGPCRMVGPELDKLAERVGDGVKFVKVNIDENQELAVRYGVMSIPTIAKFVGGTMAAQVVGARGADALGRDLGIEA